In a genomic window of Alteromonas gilva:
- a CDS encoding alpha-amylase family glycosyl hydrolase, which translates to MNYAASSKQCLDRILQGLDLSFLSQRDKKLFGDRLRCHFDELFNHYIDVYGHQYDCYFHLSQLVMTLAHGLKKRSSKLKQLDKTRSHNNALWYQQENQVGMACYVDLMGPTLKDLQNKIHYFKALGVTYLHLMPLYDSPQGDSDGGYAVSDYRKVNPCLGNMKDLASLASAFQDEGINLVLDFVFNHTADEHRWAQAALAGDSHFQDYYYLFDDREIPDQYEQNLREIFPQVRRGSFTWNETLQKWVWTTFNSFQWDLNYSNPAVFNAITEEMLFLANIGCAALRLDALAFIWKQMGTDCENQPKAHTLIQAFKCCLQIAAPAVIFKSEAIVHPDEVLRYIRNNECQLSYNPLLMALVWNSLATRKTRLLTTSMQKSFTIPQDCSWVNYVRCHDDIGWTFDDSVARQLGINPYDHRYFLNQFFTGRFSGSFANGVPFAENPSNGDCRVCGSLASLCGLEGALANNDRDETDLAIKRILLVHSIIFSIGGIPLLYSGDELGLLNDYSYRDDPAKRHDDRWVNRIAVTTAHIDNIEAPVQAEESLHRQAQKRVFQTLKSMLSIRKSQPLFGAARTHILSTENQHCFVYCRTAENDHKMLVVCNFSEQPQTIDASTLRVFAEPCSEDLLSGATVNNNEPLALSAYQQYWLIGH; encoded by the coding sequence ATGAATTACGCGGCATCTAGTAAGCAATGCCTTGACAGGATTTTACAAGGGTTGGATCTATCCTTCCTGTCTCAGCGCGACAAAAAGCTCTTTGGCGATCGGCTTAGATGCCACTTTGATGAACTGTTTAACCACTACATTGATGTCTACGGGCACCAGTATGACTGCTATTTCCACCTTTCTCAGTTAGTAATGACGCTGGCCCATGGCCTCAAAAAACGCAGTAGCAAGCTAAAACAGCTCGACAAAACCCGCTCTCATAACAACGCGCTATGGTATCAGCAAGAAAACCAGGTAGGTATGGCCTGTTATGTTGATCTAATGGGCCCAACACTCAAGGATCTTCAAAACAAAATTCACTACTTTAAAGCACTTGGCGTTACCTATTTACATCTGATGCCGCTGTATGATTCACCACAGGGAGACAGCGACGGTGGCTATGCGGTGTCGGATTATCGCAAGGTAAACCCTTGTCTGGGCAATATGAAAGATTTAGCCAGTCTGGCCAGCGCGTTCCAGGATGAAGGCATCAATCTGGTTCTCGATTTTGTGTTCAACCATACAGCTGATGAACACCGCTGGGCTCAGGCAGCGCTGGCAGGCGATAGCCACTTTCAGGATTATTATTACCTGTTTGACGACCGTGAAATCCCCGATCAGTACGAACAAAACCTGCGTGAGATATTTCCTCAGGTTCGCCGCGGTAGCTTTACCTGGAACGAAACACTACAAAAATGGGTCTGGACTACCTTTAACAGCTTCCAATGGGATCTTAATTACAGTAATCCTGCCGTATTTAATGCCATCACAGAGGAAATGCTGTTTTTAGCGAATATTGGCTGCGCGGCATTGCGCCTGGATGCTCTGGCCTTTATTTGGAAACAGATGGGTACCGACTGCGAGAATCAGCCCAAGGCTCATACGCTTATCCAGGCCTTTAAATGTTGCCTGCAAATCGCGGCGCCAGCGGTAATTTTTAAGTCTGAAGCGATTGTCCACCCCGATGAAGTGCTCAGATACATCCGCAATAATGAGTGTCAGCTGTCTTACAACCCGCTACTGATGGCATTGGTCTGGAATAGCCTGGCAACACGCAAAACTCGCTTACTAACAACGTCAATGCAAAAGAGTTTTACCATTCCACAAGACTGCTCCTGGGTAAACTATGTCCGCTGCCACGATGATATTGGCTGGACTTTTGACGATTCGGTTGCCCGCCAACTGGGGATTAACCCCTATGATCACCGGTATTTCTTAAATCAGTTTTTTACCGGCCGTTTTAGCGGCTCTTTTGCCAATGGCGTGCCGTTTGCCGAAAATCCCTCAAATGGCGACTGCCGGGTATGCGGTTCGCTGGCATCGCTATGCGGGCTGGAAGGCGCGCTGGCCAACAATGACCGTGATGAAACAGACCTGGCAATAAAACGTATTTTGTTAGTCCATAGCATTATTTTTAGTATTGGTGGTATTCCCTTGCTTTATTCCGGTGATGAACTCGGTTTACTTAATGACTACAGTTATCGCGATGATCCGGCCAAGCGCCACGATGATCGTTGGGTCAACAGAATCGCGGTTACCACTGCACATATCGACAATATAGAGGCGCCTGTTCAGGCCGAAGAGTCGTTGCATCGCCAGGCACAAAAGCGCGTATTTCAAACGCTTAAAAGTATGCTCAGCATTCGCAAATCCCAACCCTTATTTGGCGCCGCTCGCACGCACATACTGAGCACCGAAAATCAGCATTGCTTTGTTTATTGTCGGACGGCCGAAAATGACCACAAGATGCTGGTGGTATGTAACTTCAGCGAACAACCTCAAACGATTGATGCAAGTACGTTGAGGGTATTTGCTGAACCCTGCAGTGAAGACCTGCTATCGGGTGCTACCGTTAATAATAATGAACCGCTCGCATTAAGTGCCTACCAGCAGTACTGGTTAATTGGCCATTAG
- a CDS encoding MFS transporter: MFMMFAMTSDSVGEIIKEVKVAFSVTNAQASLMHSLPMLGIAMSGLLLGFLADKFGRKNTIILGLAVFGVACYSFMIANDFVLIVSLMTLSGIAVGVFKTGALALIGDISSSTRQHTSTMNGAEAFFGVGAIIGPLIVAYLIHMGVAWQWLYVIAGGVCTLLITIALFVQYPSYKKSHSSEVEKVSVKQSFALLKNPYALGFSIGAFLYVAAESAIYVWMPSYLVCDATSVKATYDCYTSSTAQTLAIYSVTAFFILRAGGRFVGIWMMSHFNWALVLAVFSGAIVVCFVGGLLGGKQVALFLFPLSGIFMSVIYPTFNSKGISCFAKHQHGTVAGVILFFTAAGAAAGPFIMGMVSDVMGGDAKYGFMVATVFAAILFAGLLYNYLFNPTEQRLKEIESQEYGSH, translated from the coding sequence ATGTTTATGATGTTTGCGATGACATCTGACTCAGTGGGTGAAATTATTAAAGAAGTTAAAGTGGCGTTCTCGGTAACTAACGCTCAGGCCAGTTTGATGCACTCTTTACCGATGTTAGGTATTGCCATGTCAGGCTTACTGTTGGGTTTTCTGGCCGATAAGTTTGGTCGTAAAAACACCATTATTCTGGGCCTGGCGGTGTTCGGTGTGGCCTGTTACAGCTTTATGATTGCTAATGACTTTGTACTGATTGTGAGCCTGATGACGCTGTCGGGGATCGCTGTCGGGGTGTTTAAGACCGGTGCCCTGGCGTTAATTGGCGATATTTCATCGTCGACCAGGCAGCATACCTCTACCATGAATGGCGCGGAGGCGTTTTTCGGCGTAGGCGCCATCATTGGACCGCTTATCGTGGCATATCTTATCCACATGGGGGTTGCCTGGCAGTGGTTGTACGTCATTGCCGGAGGGGTTTGCACATTATTAATTACAATCGCGTTGTTTGTGCAGTATCCCTCATATAAAAAATCTCACTCCAGTGAAGTCGAAAAAGTGTCTGTAAAGCAGAGTTTCGCGTTGCTGAAAAACCCTTACGCACTGGGGTTTTCCATCGGTGCGTTTTTGTATGTGGCGGCGGAAAGCGCTATCTATGTTTGGATGCCAAGTTACCTGGTGTGTGACGCTACCAGTGTTAAAGCCACGTACGATTGTTACACCTCATCGACAGCGCAAACGCTGGCTATATATTCGGTTACCGCGTTTTTTATACTGCGGGCTGGCGGACGTTTTGTGGGCATCTGGATGATGAGCCACTTCAACTGGGCGCTCGTTCTGGCTGTCTTTAGTGGCGCTATTGTGGTGTGTTTTGTTGGCGGGTTGTTGGGTGGCAAGCAGGTGGCGCTGTTTTTATTTCCGCTTAGCGGCATATTTATGTCGGTGATTTATCCTACTTTTAACTCAAAAGGGATCAGTTGCTTTGCCAAGCATCAGCATGGCACTGTCGCTGGCGTAATCTTATTTTTTACCGCCGCAGGTGCCGCTGCCGGGCCGTTTATAATGGGCATGGTCAGCGATGTCATGGGCGGAGATGCTAAATACGGATTTATGGTGGCAACTGTGTTCGCTGCTATCTTGTTTGCGGGGCTGCTTTACAACTATTTGTTTAACCCCACCGAGCAACGCTTAAAAGAGATAGAGTCTCAGGAGTATGGTAGTCACTAA
- the gloA2 gene encoding SMU1112c/YaeR family gloxylase I-like metalloprotein, with the protein MFASVHHVAVICSDYKVAKHFYENVLGLTVVAENYRAERDSYKCDLALADGTQIELFSFPGAPPRPTRPEAQGLRHLAFNVVDIDHAIAHLNNHGVACEPVRTDPYTGRRFTFFTDPDGLPLELYER; encoded by the coding sequence ATGTTTGCCAGTGTTCATCACGTTGCCGTTATTTGTAGCGACTATAAGGTCGCCAAACATTTTTACGAGAACGTGCTTGGCTTAACAGTAGTTGCCGAGAATTATCGCGCTGAGCGCGACTCCTATAAATGCGACCTAGCCCTGGCGGACGGCACACAAATAGAGCTTTTTTCGTTTCCGGGCGCGCCGCCAAGGCCAACCCGACCCGAAGCCCAGGGGTTGCGGCATTTAGCCTTTAACGTGGTCGATATCGACCACGCGATTGCGCATTTAAATAATCATGGCGTTGCCTGTGAACCGGTGCGCACCGACCCTTACACCGGCCGACGATTCACCTTTTTTACCGATCCCGATGGATTGCCACTGGAACTTTATGAGCGGTAA
- a CDS encoding aldo/keto reductase, with the protein MLTTQFSHASKLIFGCMGLGGNWQHQPYTKDDLRLATVAVEKALDCGITVFDHADIYTNGNAEKVFAEVLSAQPDWRNNMIIQSKCGIRFEDNTGPKRYDFSKEWIAASVEGILQRLHIEQLDVLLLHRPDPLADLNELAACLSRLHEAGKFRYLGVSNMHRYQIDALKQHLTMPVIANQLEMSLGFRDWVEDGLCTNSPLNADNGYTSGTLEYCQQHAIQLQAWAPLAQGKYSGNGPANCPTSQLVNTLASEHGVSPEAIVLGWLMRHPAGIQPVIGTTNPQRIAACAEVANLALSREHWYQLFESARGQEVP; encoded by the coding sequence ATGTTAACGACTCAATTTAGTCATGCTTCAAAACTCATTTTTGGTTGTATGGGTTTAGGTGGTAACTGGCAACACCAGCCCTACACTAAAGATGATTTACGACTCGCCACTGTAGCTGTTGAAAAAGCCCTCGACTGCGGCATTACGGTGTTCGACCATGCCGATATTTATACCAACGGCAATGCCGAAAAAGTCTTTGCGGAAGTTTTGAGCGCGCAACCGGACTGGCGCAACAATATGATAATCCAGTCTAAATGTGGCATCCGTTTTGAAGACAATACCGGTCCCAAACGCTACGACTTTTCCAAAGAATGGATTGCCGCGTCAGTGGAAGGAATTCTGCAACGTCTGCACATAGAGCAATTAGATGTATTGTTACTGCATCGCCCTGATCCATTGGCCGATCTGAATGAGCTTGCAGCGTGCTTATCGCGCTTACATGAGGCGGGCAAGTTTCGTTACCTGGGCGTGTCGAATATGCACCGCTATCAAATCGATGCATTAAAGCAACACCTGACTATGCCAGTTATTGCTAATCAACTGGAAATGAGCCTTGGTTTTCGCGATTGGGTAGAGGACGGTCTGTGCACCAACAGCCCGCTCAATGCAGACAACGGGTATACTTCCGGTACCCTGGAATATTGCCAGCAACATGCAATTCAGTTGCAGGCATGGGCACCATTAGCACAAGGTAAATATTCAGGTAATGGACCAGCAAACTGCCCGACCAGTCAGTTAGTGAATACCCTGGCCAGCGAACATGGCGTCAGCCCTGAGGCGATTGTACTGGGGTGGCTAATGCGCCATCCAGCGGGAATTCAGCCGGTTATCGGCACAACTAACCCACAACGAATTGCCGCCTGTGCTGAGGTTGCTAACCTGGCTCTGTCACGCGAGCATTGGTACCAGCTATTCGAATCTGCCCGGGGTCAGGAAGTACCATAA
- a CDS encoding lipocalin family protein yields MRKVICWVFTLLLLGGCTSVPQGVTPVSGFDAKRYLGQWYEIARFDHSFERGLSQVTANYSMRDDGGIKVINRGYNAETNQWEEAEGKAYFVEDDSTGHLKVSFFGPFYASYVIAELDQEGYTYSLVTGPDKSYLWILARTPHPSEQTIEMLVQKARSLGYDTEQFIWVDHSNT; encoded by the coding sequence ATGCGAAAAGTAATTTGTTGGGTATTCACATTGTTGTTGCTTGGCGGTTGCACGTCAGTCCCGCAGGGGGTGACACCTGTCTCGGGGTTTGACGCTAAACGTTACCTTGGCCAGTGGTACGAAATTGCCCGCTTTGATCACAGCTTTGAGCGCGGCCTGTCACAGGTGACTGCTAACTATTCGATGCGCGATGATGGTGGCATAAAAGTCATTAATCGCGGGTACAACGCCGAAACTAACCAGTGGGAGGAAGCCGAGGGCAAGGCTTATTTTGTTGAAGATGACAGCACCGGGCATTTGAAAGTGTCTTTTTTTGGGCCATTTTATGCCAGCTATGTCATCGCTGAATTAGATCAGGAGGGCTACACCTATTCGTTAGTTACTGGCCCTGATAAGTCCTATCTGTGGATTTTAGCGCGCACCCCTCATCCCTCGGAACAAACGATTGAGATGTTAGTGCAAAAGGCCCGGTCATTAGGTTATGACACAGAACAATTTATCTGGGTAGATCATAGCAATACATAA
- a CDS encoding PhnA domain-containing protein, which yields MANEQAVFKRANQACELCGSSDGLGMYVVPESPDESDNSAIAVCATCLAQLTDASSIDATHWRCLNDAMWSSVPAVQVVSWRMLKQLEGEPWALDLLDMLYLDDDTLAWAKAGVDDREPTLDSNGEALQAGDTVHLIKDLTVKGANFTAKRGTPVRNIRLTQNPLHIEGKVNGQTIVIIAAYTKK from the coding sequence ATGGCAAATGAGCAGGCTGTTTTTAAGCGGGCAAATCAGGCCTGCGAACTGTGTGGTAGTAGCGATGGGCTGGGCATGTATGTAGTGCCAGAGTCTCCCGATGAGTCAGATAACAGCGCCATTGCCGTGTGTGCAACATGCCTTGCGCAACTGACAGACGCGAGTTCAATAGATGCGACGCACTGGCGCTGCCTGAACGATGCCATGTGGTCGTCTGTGCCAGCTGTGCAAGTTGTCTCATGGCGCATGCTGAAGCAGTTGGAAGGTGAACCCTGGGCGCTTGATTTGCTCGACATGCTGTATCTGGACGACGACACACTCGCCTGGGCTAAAGCCGGTGTTGATGACCGCGAACCAACGCTTGATAGCAATGGTGAAGCATTACAGGCCGGAGATACGGTACATCTGATTAAAGATTTAACTGTAAAAGGCGCAAACTTCACCGCCAAACGCGGTACGCCGGTGCGCAACATACGCCTAACGCAAAACCCTTTGCACATTGAGGGCAAGGTCAACGGACAAACTATCGTTATCATTGCTGCCTACACCAAAAAGTAA
- a CDS encoding tetratricopeptide repeat protein, which produces MLLRCLFYALLFACFSVFANPNDLFERLAEKARMGNAEAKYHLAMMHNNGIGTEKSAQRAFALFTEAAREGSALAHYKVGCYLNGQFGQLDGMTLDANKALEHKLVAAQAGYSLAQNDVAGLYYQRGDIDSAIKWIQRAAEQGMPRALASLIGVYMKPGSELENRSLAYTNILKLQKIMPGIAQLEAQLEKLAAGLTAAEIAQIEDEVAGWQPQPTALTQKAQLGISRARQVAESDAG; this is translated from the coding sequence ATGCTATTAAGATGCCTCTTTTACGCGTTGCTTTTTGCTTGTTTTAGCGTTTTTGCTAACCCCAATGACTTGTTTGAGCGTCTTGCTGAAAAAGCCCGAATGGGAAATGCTGAGGCGAAGTACCATTTAGCGATGATGCACAACAACGGTATCGGAACTGAAAAATCTGCACAAAGAGCGTTTGCGTTATTTACTGAGGCTGCCAGAGAAGGTAGCGCCCTGGCCCATTACAAGGTCGGCTGCTACTTAAACGGACAGTTTGGACAGCTGGATGGCATGACGCTTGACGCTAATAAAGCCCTGGAACACAAGCTGGTAGCTGCACAAGCGGGCTATAGTCTTGCACAAAATGATGTTGCAGGTTTGTACTATCAACGTGGCGATATTGATAGCGCAATAAAATGGATCCAGCGTGCCGCTGAACAGGGCATGCCGCGCGCACTGGCGAGCCTGATTGGTGTGTACATGAAACCCGGCAGTGAGCTTGAAAATCGCTCTCTTGCTTACACAAATATATTAAAGCTACAGAAAATAATGCCTGGTATTGCTCAGCTGGAGGCACAGCTTGAAAAGCTTGCCGCAGGTTTAACCGCGGCAGAAATTGCCCAAATTGAAGATGAGGTTGCCGGGTGGCAGCCACAGCCGACTGCGTTGACGCAAAAAGCACAACTGGGGATTAGCAGGGCCCGGCAAGTGGCGGAGTCAGACGCTGGTTAA
- a CDS encoding response regulator — protein sequence MNIIVVEDNQQSRQTLLRLLRLSGSHRVVAYQHGAEVLNSPHLQKCDALIVGVNLATTYSGLELVRLLKRVGLLCPWTKVIFVTSSVVGVRANMPLLASSAHVLTTPIEAEKLNYALAEVFSFRARLTPIWQALHEAKLYHPAGLISLLKKVPQQYGDDATLLKIELALRLWRPAMALKLVSRLKNTELRLLHGLHLSFLFGAEMQFNDTLKEAINQRLLLKKVVFYRMLLKLMNGELAGALALFDQLPYAALEASEVSLKGQLIALEGTVQKGIAYLSAKLTAHERDPFYRSTVIVGMMCCAIMAMTHYPREHASFEYSLSQLNSLIESEQWQDDKHNFASFIPYIEMVRDTLAQVRTTDELLEQLTQMSTRSSQLEPVQLLAIALCYRELNEHAQAERFYYALLGAISRSEVSVEAIQIFLFTDLVNMRFLSPEKLSVLLTKLAQRAQQERQVTLSSWLFYRAFKLTPKAPELTRSFAEHLSLCRLSAYWQFSPATLLSTVTQAQ from the coding sequence ATGAATATCATTGTTGTTGAAGACAATCAGCAATCACGCCAAACCCTGCTGCGATTGTTGCGACTGTCCGGGTCACATCGGGTTGTCGCGTACCAACACGGGGCTGAAGTTTTAAACTCGCCTCACCTGCAAAAGTGCGATGCGTTAATTGTGGGGGTTAATTTAGCAACCACTTACTCAGGGCTGGAACTCGTTAGACTGCTAAAACGAGTCGGTCTGCTTTGCCCCTGGACCAAGGTTATTTTTGTGACTTCATCGGTGGTCGGTGTGCGCGCCAATATGCCGCTACTGGCGTCGTCGGCGCATGTGTTAACCACGCCTATTGAGGCAGAAAAACTCAACTATGCCTTAGCGGAAGTATTTTCCTTCAGGGCGCGTTTAACTCCGATTTGGCAGGCACTGCATGAGGCGAAGCTCTATCACCCGGCCGGGCTTATTTCACTCTTGAAAAAAGTGCCTCAGCAGTATGGCGATGACGCGACACTGCTTAAAATCGAACTGGCACTGCGCCTGTGGCGTCCGGCTATGGCGCTAAAATTAGTCAGTAGACTTAAAAACACCGAACTACGCTTATTGCACGGCTTACATCTGAGTTTTTTGTTTGGCGCTGAAATGCAGTTTAACGACACACTGAAAGAGGCAATAAACCAGCGACTGTTGCTCAAGAAAGTCGTTTTTTATCGCATGTTACTTAAACTGATGAATGGTGAGCTGGCCGGAGCACTAGCACTTTTCGATCAATTGCCCTACGCCGCGCTGGAGGCGTCTGAAGTCAGCTTAAAAGGTCAATTGATAGCACTGGAGGGAACCGTACAAAAAGGGATTGCGTACCTGTCTGCAAAACTGACCGCCCATGAGAGGGACCCGTTTTATCGTTCAACGGTAATAGTCGGCATGATGTGCTGCGCCATTATGGCCATGACCCATTACCCGCGGGAACACGCCTCATTTGAGTATTCGTTAAGTCAGTTAAACAGTCTGATAGAAAGTGAACAGTGGCAGGACGACAAACATAATTTTGCCAGTTTTATTCCTTATATAGAGATGGTCCGGGATACCTTGGCCCAAGTCAGAACCACCGATGAGCTGCTCGAACAGTTAACCCAAATGAGCACCCGCAGTAGCCAGCTTGAACCGGTGCAGTTGTTAGCGATCGCTTTGTGTTACCGGGAACTCAACGAGCATGCCCAGGCAGAACGTTTTTATTATGCACTGCTAGGGGCGATTTCACGCTCCGAAGTATCGGTAGAAGCGATTCAAATATTTCTGTTTACTGACTTAGTCAATATGCGCTTTTTATCGCCCGAAAAACTGAGCGTACTGCTGACCAAATTAGCCCAAAGAGCACAGCAAGAGCGCCAGGTAACACTCAGCTCATGGTTGTTTTATCGCGCATTCAAGCTCACGCCAAAAGCGCCGGAGCTGACCCGGTCATTTGCTGAGCATTTGTCGCTGTGCCGTCTCAGCGCTTACTGGCAATTTTCGCCAGCGACGCTGCTGAGCACAGTAACGCAAGCTCAGTAA
- a CDS encoding sialidase family protein produces the protein MLKIFLAIIGLLQCAVVVAATPPVLTVADGLIDTTRPDSLGLPHARGVAHYRVFSAAEKVAQYNHGAVLFAFKGKLYCQWQTSAKDEDGPDTHVTYSTSQDGMAWRAPSILAPQRDGAIVTSGGWWSDSKTLVAFINVWPENLTPKAGHVEYALSQDGENWSEFKPVLNNQEKPVKGIIEQDLKSLPSGRVLTAIHHQPGLVATPFYTDDPLAISGWQAADFNNLPFDGSISRELEPSWFLTRNNEVVMTFRDQGSSYRILAARSNDNGQTWSPVTTTNFPDSRAKQSAGNLPDGSAYIVNNPTGNKTRMPLVIAVSPTGEYFTSAYILRDKDTLPAMQYAGKYKRAGYSYPKSYVWKNALWVSYAVNKEDIAVTRLDLAQFISSAQR, from the coding sequence ATGCTGAAGATATTTCTGGCCATAATCGGATTACTACAATGTGCTGTTGTGGTAGCGGCAACACCGCCGGTGCTAACGGTTGCCGACGGTCTTATTGATACCACCAGACCTGACTCGCTGGGGTTGCCCCATGCCAGAGGCGTCGCGCACTACAGGGTATTTAGCGCCGCAGAAAAGGTCGCCCAATACAATCATGGCGCGGTATTATTTGCCTTTAAAGGCAAACTTTACTGTCAGTGGCAAACCTCTGCTAAAGACGAGGACGGACCGGATACCCATGTCACTTATAGCACCAGTCAGGATGGCATGGCATGGCGCGCGCCTTCGATACTGGCGCCCCAACGTGACGGCGCCATTGTTACCAGTGGCGGGTGGTGGTCAGACAGCAAAACGCTGGTTGCTTTTATTAATGTATGGCCTGAAAATCTCACTCCCAAAGCCGGACATGTTGAATATGCCCTGAGCCAGGATGGTGAGAACTGGAGTGAATTTAAGCCGGTCCTTAACAACCAGGAGAAACCCGTTAAAGGCATTATTGAGCAAGATTTAAAGTCATTGCCCTCTGGCAGAGTGCTTACTGCCATTCATCACCAGCCGGGCCTGGTTGCAACGCCTTTTTATACCGATGATCCGCTCGCCATTTCGGGTTGGCAGGCAGCAGACTTCAATAACCTGCCCTTTGACGGTAGTATCAGCCGCGAGCTCGAACCCTCGTGGTTTCTAACCCGTAATAATGAAGTGGTAATGACGTTCCGGGATCAGGGTAGCAGCTACCGGATACTCGCCGCCAGGAGCAATGATAATGGCCAGACGTGGTCGCCGGTTACTACCACCAACTTTCCCGACTCCAGGGCCAAACAAAGTGCTGGCAATCTGCCGGATGGCAGTGCTTACATAGTCAATAACCCGACCGGTAATAAAACAAGAATGCCGTTAGTCATCGCCGTGAGCCCAACCGGTGAGTACTTTACTTCAGCCTATATTCTGCGCGATAAAGATACCCTGCCTGCTATGCAATATGCGGGTAAATACAAACGCGCCGGCTACAGCTATCCCAAAAGCTATGTGTGGAAAAACGCCCTGTGGGTCAGCTATGCAGTCAATAAAGAAGATATTGCTGTAACACGACTGGATCTGGCTCAATTTATCAGTAGCGCCCAACGCTAG